Proteins co-encoded in one Symmachiella macrocystis genomic window:
- the pabB gene encoding aminodeoxychorismate synthase component I: MSLPLVEELTTPPEPYAALRAFAGETSVLLLESARRLKRLGRYSFLTADPYAFFQIDQAQYGDDPFAAVKQQLRSHMAETLPDLPPFQGGAAGLLAYNLGGCWERLPRPGIDEFQLPALAIGLYDWVIAWDHDQQRAWVISQGFPEQEPAQRSRRAEERLRWVQQTLTKTNSSDSQPVATPSPHAIDLSQQHEVPGRSPWLSNFSRDGYLRTVERAIEYIYAGDIFQVNLSQRLLHPLCESPLELYGRLRTQNAAPFAGYFAHNDWTLASASPERFVQVQDRIVSSRPIKGTRQRRSQPEADLFTRDELRESEKDQAENVMIVDLLRNDLSRICSAGTIQVPELCRVETYETVQHLVSEIRGTLAPTNDCWDLLAASFPGGSITGAPKVRAMEIIAELEPTVRGPYCGSLFYLGYDGTMDSNILIRTFTARNGWLQCPVGGGIVAQSSPQAEFEETWHKAAGMLAAVGSRQ; the protein is encoded by the coding sequence ATGTCGTTGCCGCTTGTTGAAGAATTGACCACACCCCCGGAACCATACGCGGCCTTACGCGCATTTGCGGGCGAAACCAGTGTGTTGTTGTTGGAAAGCGCGCGGCGACTGAAGCGGTTAGGACGATATTCTTTTTTAACGGCTGATCCCTATGCGTTTTTTCAAATCGACCAGGCGCAATATGGCGACGATCCATTCGCGGCGGTGAAACAGCAGTTGCGGTCCCACATGGCGGAGACCTTACCCGATTTGCCGCCATTTCAAGGCGGGGCTGCGGGCTTGTTGGCCTATAATCTCGGGGGCTGTTGGGAACGCTTACCGCGACCGGGCATTGATGAATTCCAGTTACCGGCGCTGGCGATTGGATTGTACGACTGGGTAATTGCTTGGGATCATGACCAACAACGCGCATGGGTGATTTCACAAGGATTTCCCGAACAAGAACCAGCACAGCGCAGTCGTCGTGCCGAGGAGCGGCTGCGTTGGGTTCAGCAGACGCTCACCAAGACAAACAGCAGCGACAGTCAACCCGTCGCAACGCCATCCCCGCACGCGATCGATCTTTCGCAGCAACACGAAGTTCCCGGACGCAGTCCCTGGCTGAGCAATTTTTCGCGCGACGGATATCTGCGCACTGTGGAACGGGCGATCGAATACATTTACGCCGGTGACATCTTCCAGGTCAATTTGTCCCAGCGACTATTGCATCCACTTTGCGAGTCGCCATTGGAATTGTATGGCCGTCTCCGCACGCAAAATGCCGCGCCGTTTGCCGGGTATTTTGCCCACAACGACTGGACGCTCGCCAGCGCCTCGCCGGAACGGTTCGTGCAAGTGCAAGACCGAATCGTTTCGTCGCGACCGATCAAAGGCACCCGGCAACGCCGATCGCAACCCGAGGCCGATTTGTTCACCCGCGACGAATTGCGGGAAAGTGAAAAAGACCAAGCCGAGAACGTGATGATTGTCGACTTGCTCCGCAATGACCTCTCCCGTATCTGTTCAGCGGGCACCATCCAGGTCCCGGAACTGTGTCGCGTGGAAACCTATGAAACGGTGCAACACCTCGTTTCCGAAATCCGCGGCACGCTTGCGCCGACCAACGACTGCTGGGATTTATTGGCCGCCTCGTTTCCCGGCGGTTCCATCACGGGGGCCCCGAAGGTACGGGCGATGGAAATCATTGCCGAACTGGAGCCAACCGTCCGCGGACCGTATTGTGGCAGCCTGTTTTACCTCGGCTACGACGGCACGATGGATAGCAACATCTTGATCCGCACCTTCACGGCGCGCAACGGTTGGCTACAATGCCCGGTCGGCGGCGGCATTGTCGCCCAATCCTCGCCGCAGGCGGAGTTCGAAGAAACCTGGCACAAAGCGGCCGGTATGTTGGCGGCAGTAGGCAGTAGGCAGTAG
- a CDS encoding DUF6513 domain-containing protein, with amino-acid sequence MSGERILFVTGKLAEFALRRIVDPLSREIEADCEIAVLPISVAALMNVDWVLRKLEVPAGIDRIILPGWCQGETARIAEQTGITTELGPKDMHDLPEHFGRARQLPEDFGTYTIEILAEINHAPRMTDTEILTQANTYRDAGAEVIDLGCIPGESWSRVGEVVSMLSAEGHRTSIDSFNRGEVQAAVAAGAELVLSCHGDNRDWLADLDAELVVIPDDPRKLDGLHETIDFLTTKKCRCRVDPVLEPIGYGFAASLARYWDVRRNWPDCEMMMGIGNLTELTEVDSAGVNMLLAGFCQELQIHSVLTTEVINWAATSVREFDIARRLVRHSIKNQVLPKHVDSRLVMLRDAKVSEYGAEALQKLADSLTDPNYRIFVEQGELHIMNRDGYWRGTDPYVLFDQLVGVDPQHAFYLGYEFGKAATALALNKNYRQDEALDWGFLTVPEASAHQRRRQQSGDN; translated from the coding sequence ATGAGCGGCGAACGTATTCTGTTTGTGACCGGAAAACTTGCGGAGTTCGCGTTGCGCCGCATCGTCGACCCGCTCAGTCGAGAAATTGAGGCGGATTGCGAGATCGCCGTGTTGCCGATCAGTGTCGCCGCACTGATGAACGTTGATTGGGTGCTTCGCAAACTCGAAGTTCCCGCGGGCATCGACCGCATCATTCTCCCCGGTTGGTGTCAGGGAGAAACCGCACGGATCGCAGAGCAGACCGGCATCACGACGGAATTGGGACCCAAAGACATGCATGATCTGCCGGAGCACTTCGGACGCGCTCGGCAACTCCCGGAGGATTTCGGCACCTATACAATCGAAATCCTAGCGGAAATCAACCACGCCCCGCGCATGACGGATACCGAAATCCTCACGCAAGCCAACACCTATCGCGACGCTGGGGCTGAAGTGATTGACCTTGGCTGCATCCCCGGTGAAAGTTGGTCGCGCGTCGGCGAGGTGGTGTCCATGTTGTCCGCCGAAGGGCACCGCACTTCGATCGACAGTTTCAATCGCGGCGAAGTCCAGGCGGCCGTCGCAGCCGGTGCGGAGTTGGTCTTGAGTTGCCACGGCGACAATCGCGACTGGTTAGCCGATTTGGATGCGGAGTTGGTTGTGATTCCCGACGACCCCCGCAAGTTGGATGGATTGCACGAGACAATTGATTTTCTCACAACAAAAAAATGCCGATGTCGCGTCGACCCGGTTCTGGAACCAATCGGCTACGGTTTCGCCGCTTCGTTGGCACGCTATTGGGACGTCCGTCGCAACTGGCCCGATTGTGAAATGATGATGGGGATCGGCAATTTGACCGAATTGACCGAAGTCGACTCCGCCGGCGTGAATATGCTGTTGGCTGGGTTTTGCCAGGAATTGCAAATCCACAGCGTTCTCACGACCGAAGTCATCAACTGGGCCGCAACCAGCGTGCGCGAATTCGATATCGCGCGGCGTCTCGTGCGACATAGCATAAAAAACCAGGTACTGCCGAAGCACGTCGATTCGCGGTTGGTGATGCTGCGTGATGCCAAGGTTTCGGAGTACGGTGCGGAAGCACTACAAAAACTCGCTGATTCGCTGACCGATCCCAACTATCGTATCTTCGTCGAACAGGGGGAATTGCATATCATGAATCGCGACGGCTATTGGCGGGGGACCGATCCCTATGTGTTGTTCGATCAGCTCGTTGGAGTCGATCCCCAACACGCGTTTTATCTGGGTTACGAATTCGGCAAAGCTGCGACCGCTTTAGCGCTCAACAAGAATTACCGACAAGACGAGGCCCTCGATTGGGGATTTCTCACCGTGCCCGAAGCGAGTGCCCACCAACGGCGACGGCAACAGTCGGGCGACAACTAA
- a CDS encoding DNA internalization-related competence protein ComEC/Rec2, translated as MIGPPPANSNDSQHPRSPIVAVAVSFAVGICLETWWPLSLLSWWIILAAVWGGWLIAFRRRRTAAAWLLCFACVAAGGLRQHWTTGITTANNIALFARETPQPVHLTGTVTGQPVVIPRKKHAFPSTIPEYDRTLCEIDSRTLLSGETATTVSGTVRLQITGHAPHIGVGDEVEVVGLLSQPVGRRNPGGFDFRNYLHSQGIDAMLRTDFPDAVQTVKPAGLWWQPLRFAADIREECGDVLTANLSPENAPVAAALLLGDRRDVTDDLRNAFAQSGTMHFLALSGLHVGILATLLWGICRLFRFPAAWTTVVILSCLIGYTLINEARLPVIRATVMAAVILIGQPWHRRARLGNSLALAALVLLLWNPAQLFEVGPQLSFLAVVAIVALMRLKTETAAIIQAKERHAPQELRGERFEQIHRWLRAPLHWIGDGLLITAGIWLIVAPLIAARFHMISPVGLVVNVLLMPLVIVVLWCGYALLFCGLLLPPLAPVFGYLFDNGLSLFLAIVDGAQRLSWGHQHVPGPADWWLIGFYALLVAAIFGSPKLAMRRWGARGLLCWCVLGLAVAVNPHKASQLRCTFFSVGHGSAILVELPNGRTLLYDAGQLHDAGRTERILENGAWELGIARLDAVVLSHADVDHFNAVPGLLDKLPVDGIYVSPSLLDTRQPAVAALCDAIFDSDIPLHSLGMDDQLLLDDDVNIRVLVPAGDVRGGSDNANSLVLAIEYRERVILLTGDLEGEGLLALYATPSLDVDVLASPHHGSLAANTLDLAAWCRPRWVIASGGRHSPTMALREVYGPGTTVLSTWTSGAVTVTIDDTGKIDVKEFVK; from the coding sequence ATGATTGGTCCGCCGCCCGCCAACTCGAACGATTCCCAGCATCCGCGATCGCCCATTGTGGCGGTGGCAGTTAGTTTTGCTGTTGGAATCTGCCTCGAAACTTGGTGGCCGCTTTCATTGCTCAGCTGGTGGATCATTTTAGCCGCCGTATGGGGCGGTTGGCTCATCGCTTTTCGCCGTCGACGAACGGCGGCGGCTTGGTTATTGTGCTTTGCGTGTGTCGCCGCCGGAGGATTACGGCAACATTGGACGACCGGGATCACAACAGCGAACAACATCGCGCTGTTCGCCCGCGAGACACCACAACCGGTGCATTTGACGGGAACGGTCACTGGGCAACCCGTCGTCATCCCCCGCAAAAAGCACGCCTTTCCCAGCACGATTCCGGAATACGACCGCACCCTCTGTGAAATTGATAGCCGAACATTGCTGTCGGGTGAAACAGCGACGACGGTTTCCGGAACGGTTCGACTACAAATCACCGGCCATGCCCCGCATATTGGCGTGGGCGACGAAGTGGAAGTGGTGGGGTTGCTCTCGCAACCGGTTGGTCGGCGGAATCCGGGGGGATTCGATTTTCGAAATTATCTCCACAGCCAAGGGATCGACGCGATGCTGCGAACGGACTTTCCCGATGCCGTGCAAACCGTCAAGCCGGCGGGGCTTTGGTGGCAGCCATTACGATTCGCAGCCGATATTCGCGAAGAATGCGGCGACGTCCTTACGGCAAATCTCAGTCCTGAAAATGCGCCGGTGGCGGCCGCGCTGTTGCTGGGGGATCGTCGGGACGTCACGGATGACCTGCGAAATGCCTTCGCGCAGAGTGGAACGATGCACTTTTTGGCGCTCTCGGGATTGCATGTGGGAATCTTGGCGACGTTGCTGTGGGGGATCTGCCGGTTGTTTAGATTTCCGGCGGCGTGGACCACCGTAGTCATCTTGAGTTGCCTGATCGGATATACGTTGATCAACGAAGCCCGGTTGCCGGTGATTCGCGCAACGGTCATGGCAGCGGTGATTCTCATTGGACAACCTTGGCACCGTCGCGCCCGTTTGGGCAATTCACTGGCATTGGCGGCGCTGGTGCTGTTGTTATGGAATCCCGCGCAACTGTTTGAAGTTGGCCCGCAGTTGTCGTTTCTAGCGGTGGTTGCCATCGTGGCGCTCATGCGTTTGAAAACCGAAACGGCTGCCATTATCCAAGCGAAAGAACGGCATGCCCCACAGGAACTGCGCGGCGAGCGGTTTGAGCAGATCCACCGTTGGTTAAGGGCTCCGCTGCATTGGATCGGGGACGGTCTGCTGATTACAGCGGGGATTTGGTTGATCGTCGCGCCGCTCATCGCCGCCCGTTTTCATATGATTTCGCCCGTCGGCTTAGTGGTCAATGTGCTCCTGATGCCGTTGGTCATCGTCGTGCTCTGGTGCGGATATGCACTGCTGTTTTGCGGGTTGTTGCTTCCCCCCTTGGCACCGGTTTTCGGATATCTGTTCGACAATGGTCTGTCTTTATTTTTAGCAATCGTCGACGGTGCGCAGCGACTAAGCTGGGGGCATCAGCATGTCCCTGGCCCGGCCGATTGGTGGCTCATCGGGTTTTATGCTCTGCTTGTAGCGGCAATCTTTGGTAGTCCTAAGTTAGCCATGCGGCGTTGGGGAGCTCGGGGACTCTTGTGTTGGTGTGTATTGGGTCTGGCCGTTGCGGTCAATCCCCACAAGGCCTCGCAGTTACGTTGCACGTTTTTTTCCGTGGGGCACGGCAGTGCGATTCTCGTAGAACTGCCCAATGGACGGACATTACTTTACGACGCGGGACAATTGCATGATGCGGGGCGGACGGAGCGGATCCTTGAAAACGGGGCCTGGGAATTAGGAATCGCGCGGTTGGATGCCGTTGTGCTTTCGCATGCCGACGTCGATCATTTCAACGCCGTTCCCGGTCTCCTCGATAAGCTTCCGGTGGACGGGATCTATGTGTCTCCGTCGCTGCTCGATACGCGTCAACCAGCGGTTGCCGCGTTGTGCGACGCCATCTTCGACAGTGACATTCCGCTCCATTCGCTAGGGATGGACGACCAATTGTTATTGGACGACGATGTGAACATCCGCGTGCTCGTCCCGGCTGGGGATGTGCGGGGCGGTAGTGATAATGCCAACAGTTTAGTGCTGGCCATCGAGTATCGCGAGCGGGTCATTCTGCTGACCGGCGATTTGGAGGGCGAAGGGTTGTTGGCACTTTACGCGACCCCCTCACTCGATGTGGATGTACTCGCGTCGCCGCACCACGGAAGTCTGGCCGCTAACACCTTAGATCTCGCTGCTTGGTGCCGACCGCGTTGGGTCATTGCCAGCGGAGGACGTCATAGTCCGACGATGGCCTTGCGCGAAGTTTATGGGCCGGGAACGACGGTGCTCTCCACTTGGACGAGCGGCGCGGTGACAGTCACGATCGACGACACGGGAAAAATCGACGTCAAAGAATTCGTAAAATAG